A genomic window from Vicinamibacteria bacterium includes:
- a CDS encoding M20/M25/M40 family metallo-hydrolase, translating into MDRVEAVRREIEKARDELVDFTSELVRVPSVNPPGNLYREAAETLGRRLASCGFEVDYVVADGRPEHSTAHPRVNVFGALRGEKTRPVVHLNGHLDVVPAGDGWTLDPFAGIVRAGRIYGRGTADMKAGIAAAVYAVECIRRAGIRLRGSVELSGTVDEESGGYAGVAWLCETGRLTKKRTDYVIIPEPLGVDRICVGHRGVYWFEVTAHGRVAHGSMPFLGVSAIAQMSLFLEAIRR; encoded by the coding sequence TTGGACCGGGTCGAAGCGGTTCGGCGAGAGATCGAGAAAGCTCGAGACGAGCTCGTCGATTTTACTTCCGAGCTCGTTCGCGTCCCGAGCGTCAATCCGCCGGGGAACCTCTATCGTGAGGCGGCGGAAACGCTCGGGCGCCGTCTCGCCAGTTGCGGGTTCGAGGTGGACTACGTCGTCGCCGATGGCCGCCCCGAGCACAGCACGGCCCATCCCAGAGTCAATGTTTTTGGCGCTCTCCGCGGAGAAAAGACGCGCCCGGTCGTCCATCTGAACGGTCACCTCGACGTGGTGCCCGCGGGAGATGGATGGACTCTCGATCCCTTCGCCGGGATCGTACGCGCGGGCCGCATCTACGGGCGGGGCACGGCAGACATGAAGGCGGGAATCGCCGCCGCCGTTTATGCCGTCGAGTGCATTCGCCGGGCGGGAATCCGCCTTCGCGGAAGCGTCGAGCTCAGCGGCACCGTCGACGAGGAGAGCGGGGGCTACGCGGGCGTCGCCTGGCTCTGCGAGACCGGGCGCCTCACCAAGAAACGCACCGACTACGTCATCATTCCTGAGCCCCTCGGAGTTGACCGAATCTGCGTCGGCCATCGGGGGGTCTACTGGTTCGAGGTCACCGCCCATGGCCGCGTCGCCCACGGCAGCATGCCGTTTCTCGGCGTGAGCGCCATCGCGCAAATGAGTCTTTTTCTCGAGGCCATTCGACG